The following are encoded in a window of Ricinus communis isolate WT05 ecotype wild-type chromosome 4, ASM1957865v1, whole genome shotgun sequence genomic DNA:
- the LOC125369833 gene encoding pheromone-processing carboxypeptidase KEX1-like gives MGDENSNNDGRREVIGTATTMGDEKRREQQQRWATGTFGDKNVGDFIDAAGDGKNTMKKENENIIPEGTGDVMAIDDENIDEAKKDDDDGDEEAEDDGNEDEKKDDDDDDDNDNDNEGDENKMMKE, from the exons ATGGGCGACGAGAACAGCAACAACGATGGGCGACGGGAAGTGATAGGAACAGCAACAACGATGGGCGATGAGAAGCGACGGGAACAGCAGCAACGATGGGCGACAGGAACA TTTGGAGATAAAAATGTAGGTGATTTTATTGATGCTGCTGGTGATGGAAAGAATACAATGAAAAAAGAGAATGAGAATATTATT CCAGAAGGTACTGGTGATGTAATGGCGATAGATGATGAAAATATTGATGAG GCAaaaaaagatgatgatgatggtgatgaaGAAGCAGAAGATGATGGTAATGAAGATGAGaaaaaagatgatgatgatgatgatgataatgataatgataatgaGGGAGATGAAAATAAGATGATGAAG GAATAA